In one Musa acuminata AAA Group cultivar baxijiao chromosome BXJ2-5, Cavendish_Baxijiao_AAA, whole genome shotgun sequence genomic region, the following are encoded:
- the LOC103984233 gene encoding probable calcium-transporting ATPase 9, plasma membrane-type isoform X1: MERFLKKNFEVAAKNPEEEAQRRWRRAVGAVVKNRRRRFRMVPDLDKRSEVETKKRKIQEKIRVALYVQKAALQFIDAGAKAEHQLSEEVRKAGYFINPDELASIARGHDKKRLRNHGGVNGVAREVSVSLDYGIKTSDLSIRQDIYGINQYVEKPPRSFWMFVWDALHDLTLIILMICALISIVVGIATEGWPKGMYDGLGIILSIFLVVVVTSISDYKQSLQFRDLEKEKKKIFIQITRDGYRQKVSIYDIVVGDIVHLSIGDRVPADGLYVSGYALLIDESSLSGECEPVYVSHEKPFLLAGTKVQDGSARMLVTSVGMKTEWGKLMETLSQGGEDETPLQVKLNGVATIIGKIGLAFATLTFFILLVRFISEKLLSHTGFKWFPNDALTIVNYFAVFVTIIVVAVPEGLPLAVTLSLAFAMKKLMDEKALVRHLSACETMGSANCICTDKTGTLTTNHMIVDKIWICEVSKSFRGSETAAYLKSVISENVLVVLLQCIFLNSGSEVVRGKDGKNTILGTPTETALLEFGLELEGHVDSQHQDCKKLKVEPFNSVKKKMSVLITLPGGGTRAFCKGASELILQMCDQIIDSDGNTIFLSKKKREDMMNVINSFACEALRTLCLAFKDISEDADLEEIPASGYTLIAVFGIKDPVRPGVKEAVQTCKAAGIKVRMVTGDNINTAKAIAKECGILTEDGLAIEGSEFRSRSPEEMNDLIPKIQVMARSLPLDKHTLVANLRKMFNEVVAVTGDGTNDAPALHEADIGLVMGIAGTEVAKESADVIVLDDNFTSIINVAKWGRAVYINIQKFVQFQLTVNVVALMLNFASACITGNAPLTAVQLLWVNMIMDTLGALALATEPPNDNMMERPPVGRNESFITKIMWRNIIGQSIYQLIVLGVLMFVGKKLLRIEGPDSDTILNTFIFNTFVFCQVFNEINSLEMERINVLRGILSNWIFVTILASTVAFQVIIVEFLGTFASTVPLGWQLWLLSLLIGSISLIVAVILKCIPVQSNRVHGQNGYEALPGGPEAV, translated from the exons ATGGAGCGCTTTTTGAAGAAGAACTTCGAGGTGGCGGCCAAGAACCCGGAGGAGGAGGCgcagcggcggtggcggagggcCGTGGGGGCGGTGGTCAAGAACCGCCGCCGCAGGTTCCGCATGGTCCCCGATCTCGACAAGCGGTCCGAGGTCGAGACCAAGAAAAGGAAGATCCAG GAAAAAATTCGTGTTGCTCTTTATGTGCAAAAGGCTGCTCTACAATTTATTGATG CTGGTGCAAAAGCTGAACATCAACTTTCAGAAGAGGTGAGAAAAGCTGGTTACTTTATAAACCCTGACGAATTGGCATCCATTGCACGAGGACATGATAAAAAGAGATTGAGGAACCATGGAGGAGTTAATGGGGTTGCAAGAGAAGTCTCTGTTTCACTTGATTATGGCATTAAAACAAGTGACTTATCTATCAGACAGGACATCTATGGCATCAACCAATATGTTGAGAAGCCTCCAAGAAGTTTCTGGATGTTTGTGTGGGATGCACTACATGATTTGACATTAATCATTCTTATGATATGTGCATTGATATCTATAGTAGTCGGCATTGCTACTGAAGGATGGCCAAAAGGTATGTATGATGGGCTGGGAATTATTCTCAGCATTTTCTTGGTAGTCGTAGTCACTTCAATCAGTGATTACAAGCAGTCATTACAATTCAGAGATttggagaaagaaaagaagaaaatcttCATTCAAATAACCAGAGATGGCTACAGACAGAAGGTATCTATATATGATATAGTGGTTGGAGATATTGTTCATCTTTCAATTGGAGATCGAGTTCCAGCAGATGGGCTATATGTTTCTGGATATGCTTTGTTGATAGATGAATCAAGCTTGTCCGGAGAATGTGAGCCAGTATATGTTTCTCATGAAAAGCCTTTTCTGCTAGCAGGGACTAAAGTGCAAGATGGATCCGCCAGAATGCTGGTTACTTCTGTTGGAATGAAGACCGAGTGGGGGAAGTTAATGGAGACATTGAGTCAAGGTGGGGAAGACGAAACACCTCTGCAGGTTAAGCTCAATGGTGTTGCGACAATAATTGGGAAGATTGGTTTAGCATTTGCAACACTGACATTTTTCATCCTTTTAGTAAGGTTTATATCTGAGAAGTTATTATCCCACACTGGCTTCAAATGGTTTCCAAATGATGCTTTGACAATAGTAAACTATTTTGCAGTTTTTGTTACTATAATTGTTGTTGCAGTTCCTGAAGGGCTACCTTTGGCTGTAACATTGAGTCTTGCCTTTGCGATGAAAAAACTTATGGATGAGAAGGCACTTGTGCGGCATTTATCAGCATGTGAGACAATGGGATCTGCTAACTGTATTTGCACTGATAAAACTGGCACGTTAACAACTAACCACATGATTGTTGATAAGATATGGATCTGTGAAGTATCCAAATCATTTAGGGGCAGTGAGACTGCTGCTTATCTGAAGTCTGTGATTTCTGAAAATGTTCTAGTAGTCCTTTTGCAATGTATATTTCTGAATAGTGGTTCAGAGGTGGTAAGAGGAAAAGATGGTAAAAACACAATACTGGGTACCCCAACAGAAACAGCATTGTTAGAGTTTGGTTTGGAGTTAGAAGGACATGTAGATTCTCAGCATCAGGACTGCAAAAAATTGAAAGTTGAGCCTTTTAATTCAGTTAAAAAGAAAATGTCTGTCCTCATTACATTACCTGGTGGAGGGACACGTGCTTTCTGCAAAGGTGCCTCTGAACTTATCCTGCAAATGTGTGACCAGATCATTGATAGTGATGGAAACacaatttttttatccaaaaagAAAAGGGAGGATATGATGAATGTGATTAATAGTTTTGCCTGTGAAGCATTAAGAACACTTTGTTTGGCTTTTAAGGATATAAGTGAAGATGCAGATCTGGAAGAAATTCCTGCTTCTGGTTACACACTAATTGCTGTCTTTGGCATCAAAGATCCAGTGCGCCCAGGAGTCAAGGAAGCTGTCCAGACTTGTAAAGCTGCTGGTATCAAAGTGCGTATGGTTACCGGAGATAACATAAACACAGCTAAAGCCATAGCAAAAGAGTGTGGCATACTGACGGAGGATGGTTTGGCCATAGAAGGATCAGAATTTCGAAGCAGGAGTCCTGAAGAGATGAATGATCTAATACCAAAAATTCAG GTAATGGCCCGATCTTTGCCTTTAGACAAACATACTTTAGTGGCAAACTTGAGGAAGATGTTTAATGAAGTTGTAGCAGTGACGGGTGATGGAACTAATGATGCTCCAGCACTACATGAGGCAGACATTGGTCTTGTAATGGGTATTGCTGGCACAGAG GTAGCTAAAGAGAGTGCTGATGTGATTGTGTTGGATGACAATTTTACATCTATAATTAATGTAGCAAAATGGGGTCGTGCAGTGTATATCAACATCCAAAAGTTTGTACAGTTTCAGCTAACAGTTAACGTGGTTGCTCTGATGCTCAACTTTGCTTCTGCATGCATCACAG GTAATGCCCCTCTCACGGCTGTCCAGTTGCTTTGGGTCAACATGATTATGGACACGCTAGGTGCTCTGGCATTAGCAACAGAGCCCCCAAACGACAATATGATGGAAAGACCACCTGTTGGGCGGAATGAAAGCTTCATTACCAAAATCATGTGGAGAAATATAATTGGCCAGAGTATATATCAGCTGATTGTTCTAGGAGTTCTGATGTTTGTTGGGAAAAAACTTCTGAGAATCGAAGGTCCAGATTCTGACACCATTCTCAACACGTTTATATTCAACACATTCGTCTTCTGCCAG GTCTTCAATGAAATAAACAGCCTTGAAATGGAGAGGATCAATGTGCTCCGTGGGATACTCAGCAACTGGATCTTTGTGACCATCTTGGCATCCACAGTGGCATTCCAAGTGATCATAGTGGAGTTCCTCGGAACCTTTGCAAGCACAGTGCCATTAGGCTGGCAATTATGGTTGCTCAGCCTACTGATTGGTTCCATCAGCTTGATTGTTGCGGTAATCTTAAAGTGCATTCCTGTCCAATCAAACCGCGTTCATGGCCAGAACGGCTATGAGGCACTTCCTGGCGGTCCAGAAGCAGTATAA
- the LOC103984233 gene encoding probable calcium-transporting ATPase 9, plasma membrane-type isoform X2: protein MERFLKKNFEVAAKNPEEEAQRRWRRAVGAVVKNRRRRFRMVPDLDKRSEVETKKRKIQEKIRVALYVQKAALQFIDAGAKAEHQLSEEVRKAGYFINPDELASIARGHDKKRLRNHGGVNGVAREVSVSLDYGIKTSDLSIRQDIYGINQYVEKPPRSFWMFVWDALHDLTLIILMICALISIVVGIATEGWPKGMYDGLGIILSIFLVVVVTSISDYKQSLQFRDLEKEKKKIFIQITRDGYRQKVSIYDIVVGDIVHLSIGDRVPADGLYVSGYALLIDESSLSGECEPVYVSHEKPFLLAGTKVQDGSARMLVTSVGMKTEWGKLMETLSQGGEDETPLQVKLNGVATIIGKIGLAFATLTFFILLVRFISEKLLSHTGFKWFPNDALTIVNYFAVFVTIIVVAVPEGLPLAVTLSLAFAMKKLMDEKALVRHLSACETMGSANCICTDKTGTLTTNHMIVDKIWICEVSKSFRGSETAAYLKSVISENVLVVLLQCIFLNSGSEVVRGKDGKNTILGTPTETALLEFGLELEGHVDSQHQDCKKLKVEPFNSVKKKMSVLITLPGGGTRAFCKGASELILQMCDQIIDSDGNTIFLSKKKREDMMNVINSFACEALRTLCLAFKDISEDADLEEIPASGYTLIAVFGIKDPVRPGVKEAVQTCKAAGIKVRMVTGDNINTAKAIAKECGILTEDGLAIEGSEFRSRSPEEMNDLIPKIQVMARSLPLDKHTLVANLRKMFNEVVAVTGDGTNDAPALHEADIGLVMGIAGTEVAKESADVIVLDDNFTSIINVAKWGRAVYINIQKFVQFQLTVNVVALMLNFASACITVALGQHDYGHARCSGISNRAPKRQYDGKTTCWAE from the exons ATGGAGCGCTTTTTGAAGAAGAACTTCGAGGTGGCGGCCAAGAACCCGGAGGAGGAGGCgcagcggcggtggcggagggcCGTGGGGGCGGTGGTCAAGAACCGCCGCCGCAGGTTCCGCATGGTCCCCGATCTCGACAAGCGGTCCGAGGTCGAGACCAAGAAAAGGAAGATCCAG GAAAAAATTCGTGTTGCTCTTTATGTGCAAAAGGCTGCTCTACAATTTATTGATG CTGGTGCAAAAGCTGAACATCAACTTTCAGAAGAGGTGAGAAAAGCTGGTTACTTTATAAACCCTGACGAATTGGCATCCATTGCACGAGGACATGATAAAAAGAGATTGAGGAACCATGGAGGAGTTAATGGGGTTGCAAGAGAAGTCTCTGTTTCACTTGATTATGGCATTAAAACAAGTGACTTATCTATCAGACAGGACATCTATGGCATCAACCAATATGTTGAGAAGCCTCCAAGAAGTTTCTGGATGTTTGTGTGGGATGCACTACATGATTTGACATTAATCATTCTTATGATATGTGCATTGATATCTATAGTAGTCGGCATTGCTACTGAAGGATGGCCAAAAGGTATGTATGATGGGCTGGGAATTATTCTCAGCATTTTCTTGGTAGTCGTAGTCACTTCAATCAGTGATTACAAGCAGTCATTACAATTCAGAGATttggagaaagaaaagaagaaaatcttCATTCAAATAACCAGAGATGGCTACAGACAGAAGGTATCTATATATGATATAGTGGTTGGAGATATTGTTCATCTTTCAATTGGAGATCGAGTTCCAGCAGATGGGCTATATGTTTCTGGATATGCTTTGTTGATAGATGAATCAAGCTTGTCCGGAGAATGTGAGCCAGTATATGTTTCTCATGAAAAGCCTTTTCTGCTAGCAGGGACTAAAGTGCAAGATGGATCCGCCAGAATGCTGGTTACTTCTGTTGGAATGAAGACCGAGTGGGGGAAGTTAATGGAGACATTGAGTCAAGGTGGGGAAGACGAAACACCTCTGCAGGTTAAGCTCAATGGTGTTGCGACAATAATTGGGAAGATTGGTTTAGCATTTGCAACACTGACATTTTTCATCCTTTTAGTAAGGTTTATATCTGAGAAGTTATTATCCCACACTGGCTTCAAATGGTTTCCAAATGATGCTTTGACAATAGTAAACTATTTTGCAGTTTTTGTTACTATAATTGTTGTTGCAGTTCCTGAAGGGCTACCTTTGGCTGTAACATTGAGTCTTGCCTTTGCGATGAAAAAACTTATGGATGAGAAGGCACTTGTGCGGCATTTATCAGCATGTGAGACAATGGGATCTGCTAACTGTATTTGCACTGATAAAACTGGCACGTTAACAACTAACCACATGATTGTTGATAAGATATGGATCTGTGAAGTATCCAAATCATTTAGGGGCAGTGAGACTGCTGCTTATCTGAAGTCTGTGATTTCTGAAAATGTTCTAGTAGTCCTTTTGCAATGTATATTTCTGAATAGTGGTTCAGAGGTGGTAAGAGGAAAAGATGGTAAAAACACAATACTGGGTACCCCAACAGAAACAGCATTGTTAGAGTTTGGTTTGGAGTTAGAAGGACATGTAGATTCTCAGCATCAGGACTGCAAAAAATTGAAAGTTGAGCCTTTTAATTCAGTTAAAAAGAAAATGTCTGTCCTCATTACATTACCTGGTGGAGGGACACGTGCTTTCTGCAAAGGTGCCTCTGAACTTATCCTGCAAATGTGTGACCAGATCATTGATAGTGATGGAAACacaatttttttatccaaaaagAAAAGGGAGGATATGATGAATGTGATTAATAGTTTTGCCTGTGAAGCATTAAGAACACTTTGTTTGGCTTTTAAGGATATAAGTGAAGATGCAGATCTGGAAGAAATTCCTGCTTCTGGTTACACACTAATTGCTGTCTTTGGCATCAAAGATCCAGTGCGCCCAGGAGTCAAGGAAGCTGTCCAGACTTGTAAAGCTGCTGGTATCAAAGTGCGTATGGTTACCGGAGATAACATAAACACAGCTAAAGCCATAGCAAAAGAGTGTGGCATACTGACGGAGGATGGTTTGGCCATAGAAGGATCAGAATTTCGAAGCAGGAGTCCTGAAGAGATGAATGATCTAATACCAAAAATTCAG GTAATGGCCCGATCTTTGCCTTTAGACAAACATACTTTAGTGGCAAACTTGAGGAAGATGTTTAATGAAGTTGTAGCAGTGACGGGTGATGGAACTAATGATGCTCCAGCACTACATGAGGCAGACATTGGTCTTGTAATGGGTATTGCTGGCACAGAG GTAGCTAAAGAGAGTGCTGATGTGATTGTGTTGGATGACAATTTTACATCTATAATTAATGTAGCAAAATGGGGTCGTGCAGTGTATATCAACATCCAAAAGTTTGTACAGTTTCAGCTAACAGTTAACGTGGTTGCTCTGATGCTCAACTTTGCTTCTGCATGCATCACAG TTGCTTTGGGTCAACATGATTATGGACACGCTAGGTGCTCTGGCATTAGCAACAGAGCCCCCAAACGACAATATGATGGAAAGACCACCTGTTGGGCGGAATGA
- the LOC135582451 gene encoding putative glucan endo-1,3-beta-glucosidase GVI isoform X2 codes for MMASESCVAATAAASSGIGVNWGMNGDNLPPEGVVVSLCRSRRIDKVRLFHPEEAALRALRGSGIAVILGTFNQDLPRLASDPPFAAQWVNTNVKPHADKDVRFRCICAGNEIIPGGLAEYVLPAMRNLDRALRAAALAIPVTTAVHMATLGVSYPPSQGAFSDAARPVMASVVGFLAANNYPLLVNVYPYFAYADNPRDIRLDYALGTSDVAVVQDGSLGYANLLDAMVDAMYSALEKVGGRGLQEVIISETGWPSDGGFAATRENARTYNNKVVGRVRANRGTPKRPSSPLETYIFALFNENKKPAGVEQNFGLFYPDATEVYHVDF; via the exons at GATGGCATCAGAGTCTTGCGTTGCCGCAACTGCTGCTG CATCTTCAGGGATTGGTGTCAACTGGGGGATGAACGGCGACAACCTCCCGCCGGAAGGGGTGGTGGTAAGCCTCTGCCGATCAAGGCGCATCGACAAAGTTCGCCTCTTTCATCCGGAGGAAGCTGCCTTGCGAGCTCTTCGTGGTTCCGGGATCGCAGTCATCCTCGGCACCTTCAACCAAGACCTGCCTCGGCTGGCGAGCGACCCGCCGTTCGCCGCCCAGTGGGTTAACACCAACGTGAAACCCCACGCGGACAAAGACGTGCGATTCCGATGCATATGCGCCGGGAACGAGATCATACCCGGCGGCTTGGCCGAGTACGTCCTCCCGGCGATGCGCAACCTCGACCGCGCCCTGCGGGCTGCTGCCCTGGCCATCCCCGTCACGACGGCCGTGCACATGGCGACGCTCGGAGTCTCGTACCCGCCGTCACAAGGCGCGTTCTCCGATGCGGCGCGGCCAGTGATGGCATCGGTCGTGGGGTTCTTGGCGGCCAATAACTACCCCCTGCTCGTCAACGTCTACCCCTACTTCGCATACGCTGATAACCCCAGGGACATCCGCTTGGACTACGCGCTCGGCACGTCCGACGTTGCGGTGGTGCAGGACGGCTCTCTCGGCTATGCCAACCTCTTGGATGCCATGGTCGACGCCATGTACTCGGCGCTGGAGAAGGTGGGCGGGCGTGGCCTGCAGGAGGTGATAATCTCCGAGACGGGCTGGCCTTCCGATGGCGGTTTCGCTGCAACGAGGGAGAACGCGAGGACTTACAACAACAAGGTGGTGGGGAGGGTGAGGGCCAACAGAGGCACACCCAAGAGGCCATCATCCCCTCTGGAGACGTACATCTTCGCCTTGTTCAATGAGAACAAAAAGCCGGCCGGGGTGGAGCAAAACTTCGGCTTGTTCTACCCTGATGCCACCGAAGTCTACCACGTGGACTTCTAG
- the LOC135582451 gene encoding putative glucan endo-1,3-beta-glucosidase GVI isoform X1, protein MQMASESCVAATAAASSGIGVNWGMNGDNLPPEGVVVSLCRSRRIDKVRLFHPEEAALRALRGSGIAVILGTFNQDLPRLASDPPFAAQWVNTNVKPHADKDVRFRCICAGNEIIPGGLAEYVLPAMRNLDRALRAAALAIPVTTAVHMATLGVSYPPSQGAFSDAARPVMASVVGFLAANNYPLLVNVYPYFAYADNPRDIRLDYALGTSDVAVVQDGSLGYANLLDAMVDAMYSALEKVGGRGLQEVIISETGWPSDGGFAATRENARTYNNKVVGRVRANRGTPKRPSSPLETYIFALFNENKKPAGVEQNFGLFYPDATEVYHVDF, encoded by the exons ATGCAGATGGCATCAGAGTCTTGCGTTGCCGCAACTGCTGCTG CATCTTCAGGGATTGGTGTCAACTGGGGGATGAACGGCGACAACCTCCCGCCGGAAGGGGTGGTGGTAAGCCTCTGCCGATCAAGGCGCATCGACAAAGTTCGCCTCTTTCATCCGGAGGAAGCTGCCTTGCGAGCTCTTCGTGGTTCCGGGATCGCAGTCATCCTCGGCACCTTCAACCAAGACCTGCCTCGGCTGGCGAGCGACCCGCCGTTCGCCGCCCAGTGGGTTAACACCAACGTGAAACCCCACGCGGACAAAGACGTGCGATTCCGATGCATATGCGCCGGGAACGAGATCATACCCGGCGGCTTGGCCGAGTACGTCCTCCCGGCGATGCGCAACCTCGACCGCGCCCTGCGGGCTGCTGCCCTGGCCATCCCCGTCACGACGGCCGTGCACATGGCGACGCTCGGAGTCTCGTACCCGCCGTCACAAGGCGCGTTCTCCGATGCGGCGCGGCCAGTGATGGCATCGGTCGTGGGGTTCTTGGCGGCCAATAACTACCCCCTGCTCGTCAACGTCTACCCCTACTTCGCATACGCTGATAACCCCAGGGACATCCGCTTGGACTACGCGCTCGGCACGTCCGACGTTGCGGTGGTGCAGGACGGCTCTCTCGGCTATGCCAACCTCTTGGATGCCATGGTCGACGCCATGTACTCGGCGCTGGAGAAGGTGGGCGGGCGTGGCCTGCAGGAGGTGATAATCTCCGAGACGGGCTGGCCTTCCGATGGCGGTTTCGCTGCAACGAGGGAGAACGCGAGGACTTACAACAACAAGGTGGTGGGGAGGGTGAGGGCCAACAGAGGCACACCCAAGAGGCCATCATCCCCTCTGGAGACGTACATCTTCGCCTTGTTCAATGAGAACAAAAAGCCGGCCGGGGTGGAGCAAAACTTCGGCTTGTTCTACCCTGATGCCACCGAAGTCTACCACGTGGACTTCTAG
- the LOC135582451 gene encoding putative glucan endo-1,3-beta-glucosidase GVI isoform X3, which yields MASESCVAATAAASSGIGVNWGMNGDNLPPEGVVVSLCRSRRIDKVRLFHPEEAALRALRGSGIAVILGTFNQDLPRLASDPPFAAQWVNTNVKPHADKDVRFRCICAGNEIIPGGLAEYVLPAMRNLDRALRAAALAIPVTTAVHMATLGVSYPPSQGAFSDAARPVMASVVGFLAANNYPLLVNVYPYFAYADNPRDIRLDYALGTSDVAVVQDGSLGYANLLDAMVDAMYSALEKVGGRGLQEVIISETGWPSDGGFAATRENARTYNNKVVGRVRANRGTPKRPSSPLETYIFALFNENKKPAGVEQNFGLFYPDATEVYHVDF from the exons ATGGCATCAGAGTCTTGCGTTGCCGCAACTGCTGCTG CATCTTCAGGGATTGGTGTCAACTGGGGGATGAACGGCGACAACCTCCCGCCGGAAGGGGTGGTGGTAAGCCTCTGCCGATCAAGGCGCATCGACAAAGTTCGCCTCTTTCATCCGGAGGAAGCTGCCTTGCGAGCTCTTCGTGGTTCCGGGATCGCAGTCATCCTCGGCACCTTCAACCAAGACCTGCCTCGGCTGGCGAGCGACCCGCCGTTCGCCGCCCAGTGGGTTAACACCAACGTGAAACCCCACGCGGACAAAGACGTGCGATTCCGATGCATATGCGCCGGGAACGAGATCATACCCGGCGGCTTGGCCGAGTACGTCCTCCCGGCGATGCGCAACCTCGACCGCGCCCTGCGGGCTGCTGCCCTGGCCATCCCCGTCACGACGGCCGTGCACATGGCGACGCTCGGAGTCTCGTACCCGCCGTCACAAGGCGCGTTCTCCGATGCGGCGCGGCCAGTGATGGCATCGGTCGTGGGGTTCTTGGCGGCCAATAACTACCCCCTGCTCGTCAACGTCTACCCCTACTTCGCATACGCTGATAACCCCAGGGACATCCGCTTGGACTACGCGCTCGGCACGTCCGACGTTGCGGTGGTGCAGGACGGCTCTCTCGGCTATGCCAACCTCTTGGATGCCATGGTCGACGCCATGTACTCGGCGCTGGAGAAGGTGGGCGGGCGTGGCCTGCAGGAGGTGATAATCTCCGAGACGGGCTGGCCTTCCGATGGCGGTTTCGCTGCAACGAGGGAGAACGCGAGGACTTACAACAACAAGGTGGTGGGGAGGGTGAGGGCCAACAGAGGCACACCCAAGAGGCCATCATCCCCTCTGGAGACGTACATCTTCGCCTTGTTCAATGAGAACAAAAAGCCGGCCGGGGTGGAGCAAAACTTCGGCTTGTTCTACCCTGATGCCACCGAAGTCTACCACGTGGACTTCTAG
- the LOC135582451 gene encoding putative glucan endo-1,3-beta-glucosidase GVI isoform X4 — translation MASESCVAATAAGIGVNWGMNGDNLPPEGVVVSLCRSRRIDKVRLFHPEEAALRALRGSGIAVILGTFNQDLPRLASDPPFAAQWVNTNVKPHADKDVRFRCICAGNEIIPGGLAEYVLPAMRNLDRALRAAALAIPVTTAVHMATLGVSYPPSQGAFSDAARPVMASVVGFLAANNYPLLVNVYPYFAYADNPRDIRLDYALGTSDVAVVQDGSLGYANLLDAMVDAMYSALEKVGGRGLQEVIISETGWPSDGGFAATRENARTYNNKVVGRVRANRGTPKRPSSPLETYIFALFNENKKPAGVEQNFGLFYPDATEVYHVDF, via the exons ATGGCATCAGAGTCTTGCGTTGCCGCAACTGCTGCTG GGATTGGTGTCAACTGGGGGATGAACGGCGACAACCTCCCGCCGGAAGGGGTGGTGGTAAGCCTCTGCCGATCAAGGCGCATCGACAAAGTTCGCCTCTTTCATCCGGAGGAAGCTGCCTTGCGAGCTCTTCGTGGTTCCGGGATCGCAGTCATCCTCGGCACCTTCAACCAAGACCTGCCTCGGCTGGCGAGCGACCCGCCGTTCGCCGCCCAGTGGGTTAACACCAACGTGAAACCCCACGCGGACAAAGACGTGCGATTCCGATGCATATGCGCCGGGAACGAGATCATACCCGGCGGCTTGGCCGAGTACGTCCTCCCGGCGATGCGCAACCTCGACCGCGCCCTGCGGGCTGCTGCCCTGGCCATCCCCGTCACGACGGCCGTGCACATGGCGACGCTCGGAGTCTCGTACCCGCCGTCACAAGGCGCGTTCTCCGATGCGGCGCGGCCAGTGATGGCATCGGTCGTGGGGTTCTTGGCGGCCAATAACTACCCCCTGCTCGTCAACGTCTACCCCTACTTCGCATACGCTGATAACCCCAGGGACATCCGCTTGGACTACGCGCTCGGCACGTCCGACGTTGCGGTGGTGCAGGACGGCTCTCTCGGCTATGCCAACCTCTTGGATGCCATGGTCGACGCCATGTACTCGGCGCTGGAGAAGGTGGGCGGGCGTGGCCTGCAGGAGGTGATAATCTCCGAGACGGGCTGGCCTTCCGATGGCGGTTTCGCTGCAACGAGGGAGAACGCGAGGACTTACAACAACAAGGTGGTGGGGAGGGTGAGGGCCAACAGAGGCACACCCAAGAGGCCATCATCCCCTCTGGAGACGTACATCTTCGCCTTGTTCAATGAGAACAAAAAGCCGGCCGGGGTGGAGCAAAACTTCGGCTTGTTCTACCCTGATGCCACCGAAGTCTACCACGTGGACTTCTAG
- the LOC103984236 gene encoding S-formylglutathione hydrolase: protein MEEKPTEISNSKMFGGYNRRYRHFSPTLGCSMTFTVYFPPPSSPSQKFPILYWLSGLSCTDENFIMKSGAQRAASGEGIALVAPDTSPRGLNIEGEADSWDFGVGAGFYLNAKEEKWKNWRMYDYVVKELPKVLSENFEQLDTSRASISGHSMGGHGALTIYLKNLEKYKAVSAFAPITNPTNCPWGQKAFSNYLGSDKSDWQEYDATLLIEKCSKISTPILIDQGEDDKFLHDQLLPHNFEDACKGANAPLVLRMQPGYDHSYYFISTFIDDHIHHHAKALKCA from the exons ATGGAGGAGAAGCCGACGGAGATCAGCAACTCGAAGATGTTCGGAGGGTACAATCGTCGGTACCGCCACTTCAGCCCCACGCTGGGATGTTCCATGACCTTCACCGTCTACTTCCCCCCGCCGTCCTCCCCTTCCCAGAAGTTCCCT ATCCTTTACTGGCTCTCTGGCCTGTCATGTACGGATGAGAATTTTATTATGAAGTCTGGAGCACAGCGGGCAGCTTCGGGTGAGGGCATTGCTTTAGTTGCTCCCGATACATCTCCAA GGGGACTGAACATAGAAGGAGAAGCAGATAGCTGGGATTTTGGTGTAG GTGCTGGATTTTATCTAAATGCTAAGGAAGAGAAGTGGAAAAATTGGCGTATGTATGACTATGTCGTTAAGGAGCTACCAAAAGTCCTCAGTGAAAATTTTGAACAACTTGATACATCAAGGGCATCAATTTCTGGGCATTCAATGGGTGGCCATGGTGCGCTGACCATTTACTTGAAAAACCTTGAAAAATATAAG GCAGTTTCTGCTTTTGCACCTATCACCAATCCCACAAACTGCCCATGGGGCCAGAAGGCCTTTTCAAACTATTTGGGCAGCGATAAATCTGACTGGCAG GAATATGATGCCACCTTGTTAATTGAAAAGTGCAGCAAAATTTCGACTCCTATATTAATTGACCAG GGAGAGGATGACAAGTTCCTTCACGATCAGCTGTTGCCCCACAACTTCGAGGATGCCTGCAAGGGTGCAAATGCCCCGCTGGTGCTTCGGATGCAACCTGGCTATGACCATTCCTACTACTTCATTTCGACCTTCATCGACGATCACATCCACCACCATGCCAAAGCTCTTAAATGTGCTTGA